The genomic interval ttttgaaaatattcagCTATAAGAAGGGTTTGGGGTTCGTTTCTATGAAGAGAGTTTTTAGGAGGGACTTAAGGGATTTCAAAGGAATATGTAACTGTATAGGTAATCttcctttattttaatttgattgaatatatttatttgttattttgttgattgttgatttttttcttttaaggaaaatataatttttgaaaatattcagCTATAAGAAGGGTTTGGGACGTTAACTTTAACggaatcaaaaaattaaaaaaatccaaaaaaacgttaaaccaagaattgccgttaaaccaagaattgccgttaaataagcacttttaatatatactagaagaaagtttacgtgcaatgcacgtatatttagttttattttaggttatatatatttatttataaatgtcaaagttaaaaataaacaatatttaaTACATAGTGCTAAGAGAAAAATAATACATTAAagtaatgataaaaaaaaaattaagtaaaatattgtataaaattttaagaaataaaaattaaacacaacttattaataaaatatattaaaaataacattaataatattatgaaattgaaaacaaaataatatgaaaagttttgaaaataaaaaaaaaaatcttaaagttttaataattgaaagaaatatCGTATAAAGTTttgtaaattaaaagaaaatattataaaaaaaaataaaaaattaaagaactaaaaaagaaatatgtttttttttttttaattttcaacttgaaTGACAGAAAGAGAATTAAAAGATTTGTGTTATATATAATTGTTGCAATACATACCGAAAATAAAGTAAATGCGTAGCCAAATCAAATTATAAATagtcaaaacaaaataaaagtcAAAACcatattgaaataaaatttcttttataaacaaatcaaatatatatacaaaacttaTCAAATCAACAATCAACAATCAATATTATCAAATCAACAATCAAATCAACTCCTTACATTCCTGAACAAACATAGAATAGCAGCTATGAAAAAGAGAAAGACAATATTATAAATTACTGattaatttcccaaaaataaaattatgaagAATGAAAATATAACAATAGATTTTTCATTTATTACTTCCAATTTTTCTACTTTTGGGAGCAAAAATAGTGTAGTGGCAAGATAATTGGTACCTGCGAAAGAAATAAGAAGAGGTGGTAAATACGACGTCGTGGGAGTGGTAAGTTGAAGAAtttgaagaagagaagaaagagGTTTCAATTGAAAGGGGAAGAGCAATTTTTGAGATTAATCCCcagttgttttatttttaaatgggttgtgattctcgaatatttaatatcagttcaaatattaataggatttatttattattattttagtatatataaaaataatattttattattttattaaataaaaattaaaagttacccatgaatttctcataatataggcacactttatatagaatagatatatatataattttggtggtttattttaaaaaataaaataaagaaattgacGACAGTATTTTAAGGTGAGTACGACGTGTTTACGGCTCACTTGGCCTaggaattcaaaaaaaaaaaaaaatcttttttgttaaatacacaaaatattttgataatttcaAAAGTACTACACTTATCCTTAGAATAGggtccaaaaattaaattttttctaaagGCCTAAACATTCTCAAGGCATGCTCCTTTTTATtaaagggaaacttacaaaaatactggaatttaggttaatttttacaaaaatactatcacacggaaatcttttcaaaaatactatttttttataaaataccggtagaacacaaaacagaacaactaaaaataacagtggaataactaaaaaataacagtaGAGTAACAGTGAAAATTTaacacagtataaaacttacacagtatttttgaaaaaaaaaacacaatctttttgaaaaaaaaattccgcCCCACAgtataaaagtgaaaaaattaaaaatttctgtGGTGTAATTATCCCTTATCAAATTCATCTCAATTATTGTTCGCCATGTTCAATGTTTAAGTCTTGTGTTACAAAAATTGAAGCGAATACTAACAAAGCAGTTAGCAGTCGTATAAAATTGTATCTCATATATTTCttggaaattttaacaaattaCTTGAAAAGAAATACTATAAGGTATGAGTAATATTTAGCACTATATACACACTACAATATACCTTGTAGCAATGCTCTTATCTTAATTAcctgttttatttatttaaaatgatataattttaactaatttatattagtacgttttcactttttttttcttctttataatGAACAACTTTCTATATGACACTCGATTAATCCATTGAAGATGGTCTTATCCTCTTTAAAGACTCTAACTATGATGATGTTAACGCGGAAACGAGTCATTAAGGACCCTTGACTAATGAGGAGAAGTGAGCCCAAAACCAAACAAATGTTACGAAACTACCAAGTAAATCCCCCAAACTATACTAAAGTCTTGTACTGAAAGCGAAATGCGACTCCGTCTCGTTGAAAACcacacaaacaaacaaacaatttcTTGGAAAAATAAGCCTAAACTAATTGTACCCACAAATAACGTCTTTCAATACCATCGATCCATCCATTCATACACAAATTCTTCACCTTGCTTTAGACTATTCCAAAACCCCTTTATAGCTTTCTTTCTCTGTTATGGTATGGTAAGGTATGATTCTTGCTCTGTTCTCTTGCTGCAAAAATGGGAGACTTCTTTTATCACAGAAAACTCCTTCGCATTTTGAAAAGAGATTCTGATGAGTGCGATGAATCTGCTTGTGATAAACAACTGTGTATTGCTCGTAGTTGTGAGTATGACTCTGATTCTCCGAAATTGCTtctaccaccaccaccaccaccaattCAGACCCATCTAGATATAGTTCAAAAACGTATGGTTATGGTTAGTTGTGTGGTTGCTGGTGTTTTTCTTATGTGTTTCGCTTTCGTGGCTCTGAAGAGGTATTTCAAGAGGCGTAACGAGTCCAGAGAGAGGATGGCACCGATTCTATTCGAAACCCAACAAGACTTTATTGATGGGGATCAAGGGCCTATGCTTGATCATCCCATCTGGTATATCAACACCGTTGGTTTGCCTCAGTCTGTTATTGATTCCATCACTGTCTGCAAGTATAAAAAAGATGATGGGTTAATAGAAGGAACAGATTGCTCTGTTTGCTTAAGTGAGTTTGAAGAAGACGAAACTCTGCGGCTCTTGCCCAAGTGTAGTCATGCTTTTCATGTTAGCTGTATAGATACCTGGTTGAGATCGCATAAAAACTGCCCACTTTGTCGCGCACCAATTGTTTGTGGAAATGTCCCTGTTAATCCAGTAAGTGATTCGGATCCTAATTTGAATGATTCGAACCCTACAGAAGAAACCCAGATGGAGAATTCTGAGAATCCTGATGGAAATCTTCAGGTGGATGAAGAAGGTGAATCTAGTGAGGTTAGATTGGAAGATGAAACCAATAATGAAAATGGAGTGAAGGGTTTGTCGAATTCCGTTGTGAGGAGCTGTGATTCTCGTGTTTTAAGTGATTTGGCTATCAAACGACAAGTCGTTTGTGAAGAAATAGAGCCAATGAGGAGGTCAGTTTCAATGGATGCATCTTCAGCCGTGGCAGTATATCGTGCTGTGGCTAATGTAGTTTCTGATCATGGAGGCTCAAATTCACAGTTAGCAGTACCAGTGAGAAATTCCAGTTTGGCAATTGTATCGAAACGGGTGAGTCAAAATTTAAGCTTGTATAAACTAATGAGAAGTTCTTCAATTGGGTTTTCTTTGCAGAAAGGACCCATTTCAATGAAAAGGTCTAGTTCATCTAGCAGGAACCTTTCTTTATCTAAACATGGCAGGAGTCAGAGCTCAATCCTACCATCTTAGAACATATACCTAAAGTTTGAAGTGAGACACTTAAATTAAGATGTCTATACTACAATTGTGCCCAAACAAGCATGGTTATAATCAAATTATATTATGAATATACTGTAAGCTGCTTTCTGCTCTAGCTAATCTGAATGAAGCATCTTCTATTGTGATCAATGTTTTTTTACTCAGAAAACAGTAATTTTGATGCTTGAAACTCGACTTGTCAAGTTGACATGATAAATTGCATCCTGCAATTAGTTTTTTCATGTCAACATTGCTTGTAGTCCTGAATGAAAGCATATATGCCTTTAAATCTTCATgagaacatatatatttgtatggAAGATACCTTTTCCTTTTAATATTGCTGATATTTCTCAGCGAAATGGTGCTTATTAGATTTTCagaagtattttattttattagtatgcTAGCTCAGTGATTACTATATAATATCCCCATAGTCTAGACtgctgaaaaaaataaatattatcaaCTTAAAACAATATGATGGAATCCGTGAATTTGACTTGTTAGATCTTCGGTGCTTATAATCTTGAGAACGATCTTGCCCGTCCCGTATGGTGACACGGGATGCTTAATTAGCTAGAATATTAAGTTATTAGAAAATTTTATGATCTTAATCTCTTTcactattttggaaaaaaatttaATCATTTTTTCTTATAGTTGTGTAGGTAttgtgtaaaattttaaaaaattcgaaaataatttaatatgctGAAAATAGGATTTAAACAGTTTGTTGCACAcgtaattcttttattttctacgCGTGcgaaatagactgtttgaagcTTCTATACTATAATTActctaaatttttcaaaatttgcatgatatcttaaataattataacgtacattgaaaaaaacctaaaaatattTCTTAAATCTTGAAATACTAGGTAATGCATCAGTGTACTTTTTTTGAAAAGGGTGTATTTGTAGACGAACTTTAAGttattttatgttgttgttttgcTTATTTTTGTAATCTTGTTTATTGCTGCCATTTTATTATTGCTAAGATATTTTATGGAACTTAgaagaatttgaaaaataaattagtgGAACTCTCTTTTTATAAGAAAGGCCatcatattataatattaataaaataatacaaaaaatacgaaaaaaaaaattactttggaTTGATCTTGGCCATAGATGAtgatctaatggtgaaaattgaCTCTTGATGTAAAGCCtcaattttcaaagcttgaATCTCGTCTTTTAGATTGTTTTCGGGTAATTTACTGAAAAAATCATACTTGTATTGGGGatgaaatttggacttgaaATATTCAAAATTGAGATACGGACGTGAGACATGACTTGAAAGAGATTTTAAAGACGTTTAAAAAGCAAGCTAAATAATGTCAATTGGATCAATATTGAAGGAGTTATGTTCGTTTTAATAAAGGTTGTTCATGACCTAACGCCTAGGTTGACACACAACACCCAAGTTGACATACTGACGCCAACTTAGACACTggtaagtgaaaaaaaaagtcccatacttgcattttttttatatctaagTAATATGTTGACATCACTTAACCAATTTCTTAGTTTTGgtgaagttcttcaccagttcTTGGAGATGTCGCTTTTTTGTGAAATTAGGTAGATTCGAAACTTCCCGACTTTACTGATATTCTACCTTGTCGAAAAGGTGAAATATGAAAGTGTGAATTTGACGTGTCACAAGTCGTAGCTCTCGTTTACTACCAAAAAAATAGTCAAATGCTCGAGACAGAGTCAAAATCAGATAAGCAGAACCCAGCGCACCAGCCCACATTTCAACATGGGCGTTGGGTGCTTCTCGGTTGGCTTTTCGAGGCTCATTTTGATATAGATAATCTTTTCTACTCCTGTTAGAGTAGGGAGTACATAATCATGTAGGCTCCTTTCAACATTAGGGTGAGCCTAATCTCCTTGCAAAACTCTAGGAATTATATCTTCATTGAGCTTCATCTTCTCTGCTTTCTTGGCCTCCCTTTTGTTCTTTCTATTCTGCTTACAAGATTTCTCAATCACAGGATTCAAAGGAACAAGGCTATCTGCACCGCTTTTGTTGCgcatacaaaaaaaattcaccTCAGATGGGAAAAATTGACAACCAAGCAGGTTagaaacaaaagaaaataaaatcaaaatagaataaaaattagttaaatcGATATTGATAAATTCAATCTCCGCAATGATGCCAAAAACTTGTTCAGTAAATTTGATACGAAAGTATACATAATCGaaacaaataatataatgatATATAAACTATCTTTTCTTCAAGGATTAATTATCAATTaccaattaattaattctttagTTATATTTGATGCATAATAATTGTTGGATAAAGGATAAATAAAACacacaataattaaaatttagagaagtaacaataataaaaataacgaTTATTATGATCCCCactttcctttattttatttcataataCAATTTCTCTTCTTTCTATTTAATTGATAAGTTGAATTAAGAAGTTTATAATCTGGTTAAGACTTATGAACCCAATTTATGTGAAAACTTCCTATATTTTTATGGTAcgtttaatcacaaaaatagcATTAAGCATATCAACTAATAAAATCATACAAACAACCTAGGTATTTTcgacttaaattaatttacatccATGACAATCAGAGCATATTCAAATCTCTCATTTcagaattttaatttgaattCATAAATAACAATTATAGATGGCTagtaaataattacaaaatcaaAAATAGATTGAATGAAATTGaataaagagaagaagaagaagaagaaatcacATGAATCCATATAATAAACTCAAATGGTTCGCATAATAATCATTAAAAGAACTTAGCTACTAAAAGGCATTCTAAAACAAAAGAAATTCAatgaaaaacataaaagatggaaatgaaagagaaaaaaatactatttggAGTCCTCCATTGGCGCCTTCTGCTCCTTACTCTCCTTCTACACTCTAGATTCCTCTTAATGTTTGAGTGGTCCAAAAAGCTAACCATCAGCCCCCTTTTTATAGTGAAATTTTCAAGTTGCCAAAAAATCACCAAGGTCGTGGCCTTACAAATGAGTTTCTCTTTTTTTCGATCTTTGTTGATTCTTCAATTCACATTTTTTTCGACGAACACAGGCAAGGTCGCAGCCTTGCTTACCAAGCCACAGCCTTACAGGTCAGTTTccatttttcttcaattttccacCTTAAACTTGGAAAGTGATCGTTGTTGACTCTTGACCACAAAGTTGAGAggtgaaaatattatttttgaccCATTTTTTAAGAAATAGGAAATTACTCAACGCtaaagaagttttttttttcttcaataaatTTGCTCATCATTGCTCAAAAATTCAGATCaccaaaattattaaaattgacCCCAAATAATTTTcctaaacataaattaaaacaaaaattaagcataattatgtacaataaaataataaaaatactaaaacacacCCTAAATTAgactataaaaattacataaaaaataaccCTAACACCACACCTGCTTGCTAGATTGGTGAGAATGAAATAGTTGTTAACTAATTATAAGAGAGACACAGCAAAAatatagtagttcactccctGTATCGCGATAGTAATACAACTACGTCtacttcaattttttatttctcacgagatGGTATTACAAAATAGGCTGAATGTCAGAAGCTCTaatttttagagagagaagCTCTGACCTTGTGTGAAGTTTTATGAAGGTGAAAAATGAGCTAAGGGAGTTCTCTTTTTATAGTTGAATGAGGCCCAAAAAAATAGGAGAAAATAGAAATTAGATGTTATTTAGCGTAGATGATGATCTAATGTTAAAAATTAGCTTCTGATGGTGATAGCCATTTTTTGGAGCCTAGCGGGACCCGTAACGGACCCATTACGGGTAACCCAAAACTTATTTTCGTAACACCCATGGGGTGAAATTTAAGGTCGATAGCTTCACAATTTCAATTGAAGTGTGACAAATTAACTAATAGAGCATTGAATTAGCACGCAAGTTGAATCTAAAAAATTAGATgaatattgagtgagttatgatTGTATTACTCAACACAATTCATGACCCAGCGCCCATGTTGACATATGATGTCAGGCTGGACGCTGAGTAAGTGAAAAAAAGGTCCAAGGGATGTACTTTAAAATGCttaagtgatattttgacatcacttagtCTGTTTCTTTGTTCTGACAATGTTGGTCACCAGTTCTCGGAGATGTTATTGCTCTTCTCAATGGAAGACTCAAAACTCTTCACTTTTGAGTGAGTTTTCCATGTTGGAAATGAGAAATGTGAAGCTGTGAATTTGACTTCTCTGACTTCATGGATCTTAGTTATTGTGAAAAACTAGACGAACGGTCGTAACTGAATCAGAATCGGATAAGCAGAACCCAGTGTAATAGACCATTTatcaacttgggcgctgggtACCTTGTTCCCGAGCTCCCGGGTTGTTATTTTAATACTTCCAAGGTTTTTGAACTTGAGGACGAGGTCTCCTACCCTGTATTTGACCATTCGAGATTCATTGGTCAAATCAAATTTGGCATTTGAGTGATCGAAACTAGAGCACCAGGTTAATTGTCAACCTAGGCACTGGGCCTTGTTTCCAAGTGCTTAAGTTTGTAGTTTTCTCCCCAAGTTTGCTTGaatcttcattattttttatgacaAAAAAAATTCTCGTAACACTTCTTTTGGAACTTGATTGGAAACAGCCTAGGTTGACAAGATATCAACCTGGGCGCTATGTCCCTGTTATGGCCCTTCAGAAGTTTCATTTGGTCCACgaaaatagttgaatcttaatCTTTTCTGTAAATGGAGAAGATGCTTAGAAGAGTTCTCTAAAAACATCATTTGAATTGGCCTAGGTGTACAAAATAAGAGTGCTCATAAAAATTGAAACTAACCATCAAACCGACCAGACCGTAAATGAATTTTCAGTTCCACATCATCACCGAATTTGGCGGTTGATTTTGGTTACAGTTATTTGACATGGGGATCGGTTTtggtttttgaaataaaaaaatagttaaaccaaaaaattgccAAAAACTGTCCAAAATTGCCAAATTGAAAACCACTAAAAACTGCCAAAAATACTATGGTAGGTTTCATACGATTATAATTTCTAAATGGTCGGTTACGattttcgtaaaataaaaactgtaagcgacCGATCGGTTATAAATTTGTAAAAACTGACCATAACTGACCGATTTTTACAACTAGTACAAAATGTCTACCTAGGCGTTTGGCCTTGGCACTCAGGAAGTGATGTTTCTTCCTCAAAAGTACCTATTTCCCCGTTTCTGGTGAAGATGAAGATGGTGCAAAAGTTGGACCATCAATCTAATACTTGAAAGGCCTTAGATTGACAAGTTGTTAACTTGGGCGGTGGGTGCCCAGGTGCTCAATAATGAACTTGCTTAGAATCTAATTttgatgcctcaaatatgttCGCAGTATGTCTAGTTTACATTCTAATGAAAATTTGGACCCATTTTCCCTGAGACGATCAAGGAAACTGAAACCCCAGTTGggaatgtcaacctgggcgtcgAGTGAAACCCTACGTGTCCAGGTTAACTTCTGAGGTGCAGGTTCGCGTAATTTTAGCTTTTTCAGGACTTAAATTTGATTGCTCCATGTTTTCATGGTACATAATACTGAAAGATAGGAGTTGGATTTAAGTTATTGAAGTTTGAACTTCCATCTCAAAGCTCTCGAAGTCAACCTTGGCGTAGGGCTAGGGTCCGCTCCCAAGTCGACTTCTATGACTCAGGTCTAATAAACTCTATAAAGTTTTCGATCTTTTCATGTGTTGAACATTGATGTACATGTCACCAAGAAAAGTTTCCAGGAACGTTTTCTTACACTTGTGTGGAGTTGACTAGATGATGTGAATCGTGTCCGTTTCATTTAAAACTACTGGATGGATATCAATTTTGACAATCTTAGGCAATTGTTTCTGTTCTTCAAGAATTTCCAATCAAATTAGAACTTTTGATTCCCTTACTTAGTCCTTgggaatttttaaaaatcaattatCAATGAAACAgaggaaaaaaatattttttttaacttatctttttctttgaaaatttgaaatttcttcATGTGTGTCATGGCATTAGGATTAATTAGATTTGAATCCTAATCCTAGTTGATGATGCCATTCaaaaattagagagagaaagaagaagataaaatatttttgatcTTTTGCTTTTCATTTATCTTTGGCTTTTGAATTTCTAATTTTTCCTTAATCTTAGTAATATCAGGAATTgattttatcttttaaattcaaaatcctATTCTAATGTCTATAAAAATTTTGAAGTTTAGCTTAATGGAGGAGGGAAAGgatatatttatatcttttaCTTAAAATTTATCTCTTTCTTTGtagctttaaatttaaaagactcCCAATTGCTCTAGGATTAAAAGATTGAACTCACTTATAAAAAGAGAGTTGTCAATCAATATTTTCACACTTCTCTTCTTTGAATCCCATGCCCAAATATTTCTAGAAGCTCTTTGAAATTTCATCTTCATCAAGCCTTTAAGTGTTCCTCATCCCCCAAGGtagaaattttttttccttttcctttttggcgtttttttttaaaaaaaatttcttgcTCTCCTCATTTATTTGTCTTGCTCCAAGGATTCTCAAACTCCCAAaaaactttgattttttttttttctagactTTCAAAATTCCAAACACTTTCCTAgtgaattaaaaaatttctcCTTCAAAATTGCTTGAATTTTTCCACAACCCAATAAGACTTTTCTTGAGCTGTAAGAAACTTGTATTTTTGAGCAATCATGGCTAGGATGAAGAGAAGTAGAAGGTTTCTTGATGAGTATGACCCTCATGTGACTCAGTTCATTAGAGCTAAGCTAATTTTGCCTAAGTCTAAAGAACATAGACAAGGTGTGTGGTTGTAAGGTGATGGCAAATGAACTTCTTAAAGGTGCCATTGAGAGTGATGATTTGAGAGGTCGAGCTTTCAGGGTAAGACCTCTTGTGTTAGCACTCTTGCTGAATATGAAGCTCAATTAATATGAGATGATTACTGTCTTCCTGGAACTGTCATCCATAAGACACGATATGGTGGTCCTAATAGCTCCTAGAACACTTGCTGTAGTGCTTGGTCAAGATTCCATATGAATGTGGGTGCTTACTAACCCTTGCATCCATGGTTTATATCCATAGCTAATTTTTTTGGAGTCTGCCCTCACCAAATAAACCCAAATGGCtatagtgtaacaccctaactagcataggcgtgttaacgtgattttaaacatactgtgtaGCTCGCTGCTAATCATCGAGGTtattgaaaatcgtgattaattaaaatttgcttatttaattaaaacttaaagTATTACATAGATAATATTTCGGGATttcgtttacaaaatactttacaaacgTTTGCTATACATATAATCAAAAGTTTGTTGGCCAGCGACTAATCAACAAAAGCCAtgatgtcccgaggatcatacgctccaggcctaaacgccccgacatgtacaatcttcatctgctcgtcctCACGATTGCTCAGCTATagctgtgacagtcagtagtcccgtaatccgtaaggggaaataccgggtaagttgtacaatcccacaccgcctggggaaggtcaagtgggatgattcagagactgtgtaggtatgggactacacagttgaagagagcttaaatggattgattagtactacctatatcaacaaggtgcatcttgtttttcggtagcacatctcgaaagaactccatagttaaacgtgcttggcttggggtaatttaaggatgggtgacctcctgggaagtcttcccaagaagcgtgcgagtgaggacaaagcatgctggaaacactcgtgttggtctgtagggtcagtcgccagtccatgaagcagccagagtgacgtactcgtgtataagagccattcattccgtgggtgtaaggacccaatggaggcttgaagcggggacgttacaaatggtataagagccttgacccagccggaagtgtggtcgaggaggacgtcagaccccgtaaggggggggggggtgattgtgactgTCAATAGTCTCGTGattcgtaaggggaaatacctggtaagctgtacaatcccacaccgcctggggaaggtcaagtgggatgattcagagactgtgtaggtatgggactacacagttgaagagagcttaaatggattgattggtactacctatatcaacaaggtgcatcttgtttttcagtagcccatctcgaaaaaactccacagttaagcgtgcttggcttggggtaatttaaggatgggtgacctcctgggaagtttttccaggaagcgtacgagtgaggacaaagcatgctggaaacactcgtgttggtctgtagggtcagtcgtcagtccatgaagcagccagagtgacttactcatgtataagagccattcattccgtgggtgtaaggacccaatagaggcttgaagcggggacgttacaatagccttgcctttacctacacaggGAAATAGCaccgtgagtcgacagactcagtaaaaaaagcataacataaacaTACAACTAACCTGGGTTATAACCTGGCACCCATACACCCGATCATAatcctaatccccgtgtcccacacggtactgagtctagaacgttcataagacaatactattgaccataatgtcagcctatactcaatatgctagtcatactctagccatattgatgtgacaacatcgatcagtattttagccaacatacatttatcagtaatcagcacaactctatgtatactattactgctatcaatgtaatctaacaggcataacaacatgtacgctaaacatgtaataacatatgcatgatattatactaatcttacctcaattctgaattcaggtgtgccggtcaacttgAGTGGAACGACTGCACAACGATTTATAGGCTCTTAAATCACATCGATATCAACACGCataagtgactcgcta from Cannabis sativa cultivar Pink pepper isolate KNU-18-1 chromosome 4, ASM2916894v1, whole genome shotgun sequence carries:
- the LOC115713034 gene encoding RING-H2 finger protein ATL54; protein product: MGDFFYHRKLLRILKRDSDECDESACDKQLCIARSCEYDSDSPKLLLPPPPPPIQTHLDIVQKRMVMVSCVVAGVFLMCFAFVALKRYFKRRNESRERMAPILFETQQDFIDGDQGPMLDHPIWYINTVGLPQSVIDSITVCKYKKDDGLIEGTDCSVCLSEFEEDETLRLLPKCSHAFHVSCIDTWLRSHKNCPLCRAPIVCGNVPVNPVSDSDPNLNDSNPTEETQMENSENPDGNLQVDEEGESSEVRLEDETNNENGVKGLSNSVVRSCDSRVLSDLAIKRQVVCEEIEPMRRSVSMDASSAVAVYRAVANVVSDHGGSNSQLAVPVRNSSLAIVSKRVSQNLSLYKLMRSSSIGFSLQKGPISMKRSSSSSRNLSLSKHGRSQSSILPS